Proteins encoded in a region of the Oncorhynchus gorbuscha isolate QuinsamMale2020 ecotype Even-year linkage group LG16, OgorEven_v1.0, whole genome shotgun sequence genome:
- the prob1 gene encoding uncharacterized protein prob1, with protein MSTKFYKADRDLAFSKHYCPQADYLDVYNSSCRSLTQPSPVSDWSEDDISLQQSSVVSANIQSTTACSETGSFECIDVAMENQGEVYRGGTKTVPKRQIQLKRRNTAESQDSDKGEVTNEAQCTPSTASHRRDVFMRQHSTPATFHQESHGMESENKTAQAERKQRLQKSMSLDETSTKTKMASCIIKSVLSKKMQCELNLQNKTEVNEGAFAPLEVQNNGKNCHQSPLAAKEISTTDMSSVDSHRQSHSIQYHQVANAKTHQKSLYKQNSVSLVSSFGGSEFQSTSTKRAEIASTLESEEIERQNPRDGALPYANRSPGDRLSCDSAKGKTQSTCAGSSRSGGKQAPVKNTPEECNRGQGVHKQQNPLPKGLQRTDTLWGSQVSQQPLIPEGVSGKAIETGDSGEVKFVGQSGNMGTQEIFKAKAPVHVVRDVRRLVKNTYNLSFKNAADTILGKEDSLLSFYQQSVYDQVSNREACGVRAPGPNEKLLVKKVFPSAPLKAVDTASLYTTPKGYVTKATALHESQDRIPNTGFTNITPQSLAKSIEKRGSRPNINQSDNLSSNANASSKEMLRQTWSSVEPPSKSNQQWCERTGTTNEKQKSPQATATNSFTLVPTYYSSAAHVYQPEQYQPSVTTCSSAKDSSQNHGPPPRSQGQTTLTCTPSPACVQLNTTGTPQPLMSPFFHTPNPMNYQTIQTHVGKMTLIQAPVLMQPPPQNQPAQLLRGEEFSPPQPAGNGENKMPSPDTQQQQYLCSTQGFMGPFSTEYRQGSAGLAYPEMAGGQVYGQGPRHMLMDPETGRCFYIDVPQLPPQRKMLFDPETCQYVEVLLPQQTVPTAVLPPACAMPYHSMQFPGMYPPKCFSVQAHPQEMPHTWL; from the coding sequence ATGTCCACCAAGTTCTATAAGGCAGACAGAGACCTGGCCTTCAGCAAACACTACTGCCCCCAGGCAGACTATTTGGATGTCTACAACTCCAGCTGTAGGTCCTTGACCCAGCCGTCTCCAGTCAGCGATTGGTCAGAAGATGATATCTCCCTCCAGCAGTCCTCGGTTGTCTCAGCTAACATCCAAAGCACAACAGCATGCTCAGAAACTGGCAGCTTCGAATGCATTGATGTGGCTATGGAAAACCAGGGTGAGGTGTACAGAGGGGGAACAAAAACTGTTCCCAAGAGGCAAATCCAACTGAAGAGACGTAACACGGCGGAATCACAAGACAGTGATAAGGGAGAGGTGACAAATGAAGCCCAATGTAcacccagtacagccagccacCGCAGGGATGTGTTCATGCGTCAGCACAGCACCCCAGCAACTTTCCACCAGGAGTCACATGGGATGGAGTCGGAGAACAAGACAGCTCAGGCCGAGCGAAAGCAGAGGCTCCAGAAGTCGATGTCCCTGGACGAGACCTCCACAAAAACCAAAATGGCCTCCTGTATCATCAAGAGTGTCCTGTCAAAGAAGATGCAGTGTGAGCTGAATCTACAAAACAAAACTGAAGTGAACGAAGGAGCCTTCGCACCTCTAGAGGTCCAGAATAACGGTAAGAACTGTCACCAGAGCCCTCTGGCAGCCAAAGAGATCAGCACAACTGATATGAGCTCTGTTGATTCACATAGACAGAGTCACTCTATCCAATACCATCAGGTTGCGAACGCTAAAACACACCAAAAGTCGCTTTACAAACAGAACTCCGTTTCACTCGTGAGCAGCTTTGGAGGGTCTGAGTTTCAGAGCACCAGCACTAAGAGGGCTGAAATAGCCTCCACTCTGGAAAGTGAGGAAATAGAAAGGCAAAACCCCAGGGATGGGGCTCTGCCGTACGCTAACCGGAGCCCAGGGGACAGACTATCTTGTGACTCAGCAAAGGGCAAAACGCAGAGCACATGTGCTGGTTCAAGCAGATCTGGAGGCAAACAGGCTCCGGTGAAAAACACACCAGAGGAATGCAACAGGGGGCAAGGGGTCCATAAACAACAGAACCCCCTGCCTAAGGGGCTACAGAGGACTGATACACTCTGGGGCAGTCAAGTCAGTCAGCAGCCACTAATTCCTGAAGGTGTGTCAGGAAAGGCAATAGAGACGGGGGACAGTGGAGAAGTCAAGTTTGTGGGACAGTCTGGGAACATGGGGACACAGGAGATATTTAAAGCCAAGGCCCCAGTACATGTGGTGAGGGATGTGAGGAGGCTGGTGAAAAATACCTACAACCTGTCTTTCAAAAACGCAGCGGACACCATTTTGGGAAAAGAGGACAGTCTCCTGTCCTTCTATCAGCAGTCTGTGTATGACCAGGTCAGCAACAGAGAGGCCTGCGGGGTCAGAGCACCCGGGCCTAATGAAAAGCTATTAGTGAAGAAAGTGTTCCCATCGGCACCTTTGAAGGCCGTGGATACAGCTTCACTTTACACCACCCCCAAGGGATATGTAACCAAAGCCACAGCTCTCCATGAATCACAAGACAGAATTCCTAACACTGGATTTACAAATATCACACCCCAAAGCCTTGCAAAATCTATTGAGAAAAGAGGCAGCCGACCCAATATCAACCAGTCTGATAACCTGAGTAGTAATGCCAATGCAAGTTCAAAAGAGATGCTTCGGCAGACCTGGTCTTCAGTGGAGCCCCCCAGTAAGTCTAATCAGCAATGGTGTGAAAGAACAGGCACCACCAATGAGAAACAGAAATCCCCACAAGCAACTGCCACAAATAGTTTTACTTTAGTTCCAACATATTACTCATCAGCAGCACACGTGTACCAGCCAGAACAGTATCAGCCCTCAGTTACAACGTGTTCCAGTGCCAAGGATAGCAGCCAAAACCATGGCCCTCCTCCCAGATCCCAGGGTCAAACTACACTCACTTGCACACCTTCCCCTGCCTGTGTACAGCTCAACACCACTGGGACTCCACAGCCACTGATGTCTCCCTTCTTCCATACACCAAACCCCATGAACTACCAGACAATTCAAACCCACGTTGGAAAGATGACTTTAATACAGGCCCCTGTCCTGATGCAGCCTCCCCCTCAAAACCAGCCAGCCCAACTGCTGAGGGGAGAAGAATTCTCACCCCCACAGCCAGCAGGGAATGGAGAAAACAAAATGCCCTCCCCAGACACACAACAACAGCAGTACCTGTGCAGCACACAGGGTTTCATGGGCCCATTCAGCACAGAGTACAGGCAGGGCAGTGCAGGCTTAGCATATCCTGAGATGGCTGGAGGTCAGGTTTACGGACAGGGACCCCGACACATGCTGATGGACCCGGAGACGGGGAGATGTTTCTACATCGACGTTCCCCAACTTCCACCTCAGCGCAAGATGCTGTTTGATCCAGAGACCTGCCAGTACGTGGAAGTGCTGCTGCCCCAGCAGACGGTGCCTACAGCAGTCCTGCCACCAGCGTGTGCCATGCCCTACCACTCAATGCAATTCCCAGGCATGTACCCTCCCAAGTGCTTCTCTGTTCAGGCTCATCCACAGGAGATGCCTCACACCTGGCTGTAA